Below is a genomic region from Haliotis asinina isolate JCU_RB_2024 chromosome 14, JCU_Hal_asi_v2, whole genome shotgun sequence.
TGATCTGATTGATCATAACTGCACAAATTTCATCATCTGTGCTTTcaacgtaggaagatatgacaggagtaacctctgagGGAAGAGAATGATATGACACGTGCAGTATGGTTTTGTGTTCATATAGCTGCATTGTCATCACAAATGCTCTTGGGGGCGTTTGAGATGTCACGTCCTTGTGATTCGAAGACGTGGGATTCGGACCCAAACACAAAAGCTGTGCATTTCTTAACCATATGTTTTCACCATATTTTAGtttggaaaacaacaacatCACTAAAACGGACTGGTGTCATTTCAGGTGTCTTGGCATTTGGTCCCCAAACAGAGCTTAATCAAATAGACCAGGCTGAAAGCACAAACTTTGGCAATGTGTCGATCGTCCCTGACCCTGACACTCTGAGGTCCATTCCGTGGGCGCCCGAGGGGGTGAAAGTTGCCGAAATGCTCTGTGAGTCTCGATGGAAGGACAACTCCCCACAAGAAGCGTGTCCTCGGTATGCAGCCAGAAAACAGCTCCAGAGGTTGGATGATCTGGGATTTAAATTGTATTCAGGTCATGAAATTGAGTTCCAGCTCCTTGATAATAAAACCTTGGAGCCAGTTTACAATTCCATTTCATACTTTAGTCAAAGGCTGTTGAACAAGTACAGTAAAGTTCTATTTCACTTTGATAAAAACTTTCAAGAATCAAACATTGATGTTGAAAGATACCATGTTGAATTTGGGCCAGGATTTTTTGAAGCGGTGACAAAACCGAAATATGGAATTGAGAGCGCCGATGGGGCTTTCAATTTGCAGCAAGGTCTTCTGGAAATGGCTGATCTGGAAGGTCTTAGAGTAACGTTCATGTCTTATTTGTCTCCCAATGATAAAACTGGATTGGCTACGCATTTCAATTTTTCCTTGTGGCATAAGTCTGGAGAGAACATGTTTTATGATGCGGATGCTTCGGACAATCTGTCTGTAGTTGCTAAACAGTGGATTGCTGGTATCCTTAAACACAGTAAAGCGCTCTATGCCTTCACGAACCCCACGGTCAACTGCTACAGGAACTTCAACGATCTCTTTAAACCAACGACTTCGGACTGGGGAATAGAAGATCGAGAATCGTGTCTTCGCATCAAGAACGAAGGTCCATGGAAAACATACATTGAGAACAGACTTCCAAGAGGAAAGAGCAACATATATCTTGTCATGGCATCTACCATTGCTGCTGGTCTGGATGGAGTTGAAAAGGAAATGGAATGCCCAGTTTCGGGTAAGCAAGAAGACGGGGAATCACTCCCCTGTTCCCTGGCTGAGGCTCTGTGTGAACTGGAACAGGATGAGGTTCTGTGCAATGCCTTGGGGAAGGAACTGATAACGTGGTTCGTCAAGAGTAAGAGAGATGGAGAACTTGCCAAGTATGAAGGCATTGAGACTAAAGAAGAATTGTTTGCTGTGGAAAAAGAAGACTATCTATGAAAAGTGACATCGTTCACTTTTTGAAACATTGTGTTTTGCGACAGAAATATGACTCCTTgtattgaaattataggtgatGTTGATAAGTAATAAGCACCTTTAGTGAAATGAAGAAACGCTCGTTTATCGTTGTAGTGGAATCGTATGGCATCTTTGACATTATTTGCCTTTACACCTTCACATATATTTTACGTACTTCAATCACCCCTGTGAACACAGATATCTAGATTTTTTTGTAGTTGTTTGATAATGAGTTACCTATTTGATAACAAGTGTATCTGGTGGTATAttatacattatgtatattAATCAGAGGAATAAAATTTATAATTCCACTATACTTTACTTAATGTGCTTACTACTGTCTAAGGTTGTTACTAACACTATTCTACAGAAACAAATACGAAGAAAACATGAAGAAGAAGATTACAGGATATATGCATAATATGGTGATAACGCCGGTCAATGCGACTCCATTATTCTTTGCGCTGAGACATAAGAATAACGACGGATCCATTTTCACaatgaatgtatataatttgaATGTGTAAATATACACATGCCCAGAGTTGACTGTGAGTGCGCATAGTTGTAAAAATAGACAGGTAAATatacaaaaaaagaaacttcacaaaatgtaatttttaaaaataatgaacactttatttttctcagatgatacatctatgtatccgaaatggatTCCTATCTTTCGTCtgtagaaaaacgttagcaaaacccactcaaatccatccattcgtcgtgcaaatgacgtcagtgccaaatcaggtGTTGCTCGTGCAGTCGATCCTGTGATCTTGGCATCGAAggtttcttcatttgcacgtgtttgcattggtcACAAGAATTGAAAATCAAACAGTTTTAAACGACAGATCTAACGATACTTTAAATGCCAGGATTGTCAGATGTGCAgtgtgaacgtgccgttggcatgttccAAGCGGAAAGATcggttattgacgtcgcaagagcaatatgatgcagccgtcgtactgtgtatgccTTGTGAGGTCGTCTACCGCACACCGTGATGTTgacaaaacgctggaatcaacgtcatgaacTGGCCATGGAGGTCCcttgaccttaatccaatagagcacgtgtGGGGTTCACTTGGGCGAAGGCTttgtggtcttaggaaccaacctcagaatttgcaggaacttggcgctgccttgcaagagcaatggcgcagaatccccaaccacaag
It encodes:
- the LOC137262136 gene encoding lengsin-like; translation: MFKFEDFQQEIAKYDYVRFSICDLNGSSRGQVVAGRHVRHYLEKGVDVFQGVLAFGPQTELNQIDQAESTNFGNVSIVPDPDTLRSIPWAPEGVKVAEMLCESRWKDNSPQEACPRYAARKQLQRLDDLGFKLYSGHEIEFQLLDNKTLEPVYNSISYFSQRLLNKYSKVLFHFDKNFQESNIDVERYHVEFGPGFFEAVTKPKYGIESADGAFNLQQGLLEMADLEGLRVTFMSYLSPNDKTGLATHFNFSLWHKSGENMFYDADASDNLSVVAKQWIAGILKHSKALYAFTNPTVNCYRNFNDLFKPTTSDWGIEDRESCLRIKNEGPWKTYIENRLPRGKSNIYLVMASTIAAGLDGVEKEMECPVSGKQEDGESLPCSLAEALCELEQDEVLCNALGKELITWFVKSKRDGELAKYEGIETKEELFAVEKEDYL